One window of the Eucalyptus grandis isolate ANBG69807.140 chromosome 8, ASM1654582v1, whole genome shotgun sequence genome contains the following:
- the LOC104416275 gene encoding probable metal-nicotianamine transporter YSL5: MGRDDGAESGHGKKDREEEEEEEVETMVSVEKAFESKEVPSWRQQLTVRAFAVSFVLSVMFSFIVMKLNLTTGIIPSLNVSAGLLGFFFIKTWTKVLEKSGMLQVPFTRQENTVIQTCVVASSGIAFSGGFGSYLFAMSGRIASQAESGPGTNDYKDPSLGWIIGFLFIVSFVGLLSVVPLRKIMIIDFKLTYPSGTATAHLINSFHTPEGAKLAKKQVRALGKFFSFSFLWAFFQWFYTAADYCGFVNFPTLGLKAYENKFYFDFSATYVGVGMICPYIINISLLIGGILSWGLMWPLIEKKEGDWYDKPDPGNMHGIQGYKVFISIAMILGDGLYNFCKVLSRTLLGLYHQLRKKNSLPRVANGSPPESPQLSFDEQRRTSLFLNDQISSIFAVGGYIVIAVISIVSLPHIFHQLKWYHILVVYLAAPILAFCNAYGCGLTDWSLASTYGKLAIFVIGAWAGASHGGVLAGLAACGVMMNIVSTASDLTQDFKTGYMTLASPRSMFLSQVIGTAMGCVISPSVFWLFYKAFKDLGLKTSTYPAPYASIYRSMAILGVEGFSSLPKHCLTLCYGFFAAAIVINAIRDLVPKKYSRFIPVPMAMAIPFYLGSYFAIDMCIGSLILFLWERMDKTKADAFAPAVASGLICGDGIWTLPSSILALVGVKPPICMKFLSRAELPNS; encoded by the exons ATGGGTAGAGACGATGGAGCAGAGAGTGGGCATGGCAAGAAGGacagagaggaagaggaagaggaagaggtaGAGACGATGGTGTCGGTGGAGAAAGCGTTCGAGAGCAAGGAGGTGCCGTCGTGGAGGCAGCAGCTGACGGTGAGGGCCTTCGCGGTGAGCTTCGTGCTCAGCGTCATGTTCAGCTTCATCGTGATGAAGCTGAACCTGACGACCGGGATCATCCCGTCCCTGAACGTGTCCGCTGGGCTGctgggcttcttcttcatcaagaCCTGGACCAAAGTGCTGGAGAAGTCCGGGATGTTGCAGGTCCCCTTCACGAGGCAGGAGAACACCGTGATTCAGACCTGTGTTGTCGCCTCCTCCGGGATCGCCTTTAGCG GAGGTTTTGGAAGCTACTTGTTTGCAATGAGCGGACGAATCGCCAGCCAAGCGGAGAGCGGACCCGGTACAAATGACTACAAGGACCCATCATTGGGCTGGATTATTGGGTTCCTCTTCATCGTTAGTTTTGTGGGGCTCTTGTCGGTGGTGCCTCTTAGGAAG ATCATGATCATCGATTTCAAATTGACGTATCCAAGTGGCACTGCAACTGCTCATCTGATCAACAGTTTCCACACGCCCGAAGGAGCCAAGCTAGCTAA GAAACAAGTGAGAGCACTGGGGAAATTCTTTTCATTCAGTTTCCTCTGGGCATTCTTCCAGTGGTTCTACACTGCTGCAGATTACTGTGGGTTTGTTAACTTTCCAACTTTGGGATTGAAAGCCTATGAGAACAA GttctactttgatttttctGCAACATACGTTGGTGTGGGAATGATCTGCCCCTACATCATTAACATATCACTGCTTATTGGGGGAATACTGTCTTGGGGCTTGATGTGGCCTCTCATTGAGAAAAAAGAGGGCGACTGGTATGATAAACCAGATCCAGGCAACATGCACGGCATCCAAGGTTACAAG gTATTTATATCCATAGCCATGATCCTTGGCGACGGCCTCTATAACTTCTGTAAAGTGTTGAGTCGGACCCTTTTGGGTTTGTATCATCAACTTAGGAAAAAAAACAGTCTTCCGAGGGTTGCGAACGGCTCTCCTCCCGAGTCCCCTCAGCTCTCCTTTGATGAGCAACGTCGGACAAGCCTCTTCCTCAATGATCAAATCTCCAGTATTTTCGCCGTTGGGGGCTACATCGTGATCGCGGTAATCTCCATTGTATCTCTTCCTCACATATTCCACCAGCTCAAGTGGTACCACATATTGGTCGTCTACCTTGCAGCCCCCATCTTGGCCTTTTGCAATGCATATGGATGCGGGCTCACTGACTGGTCCCTCGCGTCGACCTACGGGAAACTTGCCATCTTTGTGATTGGGGCATGGGCTGGTGCGTCCCATGGCGGGGTCCTCGCTGGCCTTGCTGCTTGTGGGGTCATGATGAACATCGTCTCCACCGCCTCTGACCTAACTCAGGACTTCAAGACTGGGTATATGACCCTAGCTTCCCCTCGGTCCATGTTTCTGAGCCAGGTGATCGGGACTGCCATGGGCTGTGTCATATCTCCGTCCGTCTTCTGGCTGTTCTACAAGGCGTTCAAGGACCTTGGTCTTAAGACCAGCACGTACCCAGCCCCTTATGCCAGCATCTACCGAAGCATGGCTATTTTGGGAGTGGAGGGATTCTCGTCACTACCCAAACACTGCCTCACTCTCTGCTATGGATTCTTCGCAGCCGCAATAGTCATAAATGCGATTAGGGACTTGGTCCCCAAGAAGTATTCGAGGTTTATCCCGGTCCCTATGGCCATGGCAATACCGTTTTATTTGGGATCGTATTTTGCTATTGACATGTGCATTGGGAGCCTGATTTTGTTCTTGTGGGAGAGGATGGACAAGACCAAGGCTGATGCATTTGCACCAGCAGTTGCTTCGGGATTGATTTGCGGAGATGGGATCTGGACTCTGCCGAGCTCCATTCTCGCCCTTGTTGGCGTGAAGCCGCCCATTTGCATGAAGTTCTTGTCGAGGGCGGAGTTGCCGAATTCCTAA
- the LOC104416272 gene encoding pentatricopeptide repeat-containing protein At5g06540: protein MASNEAAARALELLHHPSLSQALNAFARPSHLKQAHAHLLVAGLARRLFTATRLLACAAVSALRDLRYAEAMFGGVRVPTFFMYNTMIRAFSECAGQDCLRGVAYYVRMLRNGVFPDNFTHPFVLRSCSLSSQLLVGRQVHTHVVKFGSGRDIYVVNNMLSMYSSCGEMGDARQLFDECSGLVDVVSWTSLVTGYVKAGDIDVARSYFDRMPRRNVVSWNAMISGYAQSGRISDARKLFDMMPERDASSWSAMISGYAQCKMCADALGLFKEMVGGGIVANEAAVVSAVSACAQLRAIEWGTWLHKYTVENGFAMNVILGTALVDMHGKCGNVEKAVKVFNLMPKRNVCSWNSMIASLALNAHGKQALSLFWQMQRLGHTPNHVTFTAVLSGCSHSGLVKEGRQIFSLMTEKYQLEPWSEHYGSMVDLLGRAGLIREAVEFVKGMHIEPHPGLWGALVAACKIHGEIELGQQLGKHLIDLEPDHGGRYALLSDLFASIEQWDDVELVRNSFLQRKVLKTPGNSIIEL from the coding sequence ATGGCGTCGAATGAAGCTGCCGCCAGGGCGCTCGAACTCCTCCACCACCCGTCCCTCTCTCAAGCCCTCAACGCCTTCGCGAGGCCGTCCCACCTCAAGCAGGCCCACGCGCACCTCCTCGTCGCCGGCCTCGCGCGCCGCCTCTTCACCGCCACCCGCCTCCTGGCCTGCGCCGCCGTCTCCGCCCTCCGCGACCTCCGGTACGCGGAGGCCATGTTCGGCGGCGTCCGAGTCCCCACCTTCTTCATGTACAACACCATGATCCGGGCCTTCTCCGAGTGCGCCGGTCAGGATTGCCTCCGGGGCGTCGCGTACTACGTTCGGATGCTCCGGAACGGCGTCTTCCCCGATAACTTCACGCACCCTTTTGTGTTGCGGTCGTGTTCGCTGTCGTCGCAGCTGCTGGTTGGCAGGCAGGTTCACACCCACGTCGTGAAATTTGGGTCGGGTCGCGACATTTACGTTGTCAACAATATGCTGAGTATGTATTCGAGCTGTGGAGAGATGGGGGATGCGCGCCAGCTGTTTGACGAATGTTCCGGGCTCGTGGATGTTGTTTCCTGGACTAGTTTGGTCACGGGGTACGTGAAGGCTGGTGATATCGATGTGGCCCGGTCTTATTTCGATAGGATGCCGCGGAGGAATGTCGTTTCATGGAACGCGATGATTTCAGGGTATGCACAGTCGGGAAGAATTTCTGACGCGAGGAAGCTCTTTGACATGATGCCAGAACGTGATGCGTCGTCATGGAGTGCGATGATTTCTGGCTATGCCCAATGCAAGATGTGTGCAGATGCACTGGGGCTTTTCAAGGAGATGGTTGGAGGAGGAATTGTGGCCAATGAGGCTGCTGTTGTGAGTGCAGTTTCGGCTTGCGCGCAGCTTCGTGCGATTGAGTGGGGAACTTGGCTCCACAAGTATACAGTGGAGAATGGGTTCGCAATGAATGTGATCCTGGGCACTGCGCTTGTAGATATGCATGGCAAGTGTGGAAATGTTGAGAAAGCTGTCAAAGTGTTCAATTTGATGCCCAAAAGGAATGTCTGTTCTTGGAATTCTATGATTGCTAGCTTGGCCTTGAATGCACATGGAAAGCAGGCACTGTCACTGTTCTGGCAAATGCAGCGTTTGGGTCACACTCCGAATCACGTAACATTCACTGCTGTGCTAAGTGGATGCAGTCATTCAGGGTTAGTCAAAGAGGGTCGTCAAATTTTTAGTCTTATGACAGAAAAGTATCAGCTTGAACCTTGGTCAGAGCATTATGGTTCGATGGTTGATTTGCTTGGGCGAGCTGGGCTTATAAGGGAGGCGGTGGAATTTGTTAAGGGGATGCATATTGAGCCTCATCCTGGCTTATGGGGAGCTCTTGTTGCTGCCTGTAAGATTCATGGAGAGATTGAGTTAGGTCAACAACTTGGGAAACACTTGATCGACTTGGAGCCAGATCATGGTGGGCGCTATGCTTTATTATCAGATCTATTTGCATCTATTGAACAATGGGATGATGTGGAATTGGTGAGGAACTCATTCCTACAGAGGAAGGTACTCAAGACCCCAGGAAATAGTATCATTGAGTTATGA
- the LOC104456431 gene encoding DNA-binding protein RHL1 isoform X1, with the protein MGRAPKSAGSNPSGGDNPEAAERRRLKKLAFSKGALSEAPARCAAPLGPSKTVLKHHGKDIIKKSQRKNRFLFSFPGLLAPIGGGKIGELKDLGTKNPVLYLDFPQGQMKLFGTVVFPENRYLTLQFSKGGKNVMCEDYFDNMIVFSDAWWIGKKDENPEEARLDFPEELIEGQHLEHDFKGGAGATIVDKLLGNRTAKKIAEDPQIPRSPSEDDVSNDGNELKEPMEVTPVRQSERNMGKKLRYMEVSSGDDSIGSDLGVADAEEEKVPGSLVGQSNIYHRDSVETMEQSEDCSVSATKSKKRSVTSTRSKETSRASHGSLVQATISTLFKKVEEKNGTRKAGEISISYSFWEESKED; encoded by the exons atggggcgAGCTCCGAAGAGCGCGGGGTCGAACCCTAGCGGCGGCGACAATCCGGAGGCGGCGGAGCGGCGGAGGCTGAAGAAGCTCGCCTTCTCGAAGGGGGCGCTGTCGGAGGCTCCGGCGAGGTGCGCCGCCCCGCTGGGCCCTTCCAAGACGGTGCTGAAGCACCACGGGAAGGACATCATCAAGAAGTCCCAGCGGAAGAACCGCTTCCTCTTCTCGTTCCCGGGGCTTCTCGCCCCGATCGGGGGCGGGAAGATCGGGGAGCTCAAGGACCTGGGTACCAAGAACCCCGTCCTCTACCTCGATTTCCCTCAG GGACAGATGAAGTTGTTCGGGACAGTTGTATTTCCAGAGAATAGGTATCTGACATTGCAGTTCTCTAAAGGCGGGAAGAATGTCATGTGCGAGGATTACTTTGATAACATG ATTGTATTTTCGGATGCCTGGTGGATAGGGAAAAAGGATGAGAACCCCGAGGAAGCACGTTTGGATTTTCCTGAGGAGTTGATTGAG GGCCAACATCTAGAGCATGACTTTAAAGGTGGGGCAGGTGCAACCATTGTAGATAAGCTACTGGGTAATAGAACAGCAAAGAAAATTGCAGAAGACCCCCAGATTCCTAGATCTCCATCTGAAGATGATGTGTCAAATGATGGCAATGAGTTGAAAGAACCAATGGAAGTGACACCAGTTCGCCAGTCAGAGAGAAACATGGGAAAAAAGTTAAG ATATATGGAGGTTTCTTCTGGAGATGATTCTATCGGAAGTGATTTGGGTGTGGCTGatgcagaagaagaaaag gttccaggttccttgGTAGGACAATCTAACATTTACCATCGAGATTCTGTAGAAACGATGGAACAAAGTGAAGACTGTTCAGTATCAGCAACCAAGTCTAAGAAACGGTCTGTTACTTCAACCAGGTCCAAGGAAACCTCTCGTGCTAGTCATGGTTCACTTGTTCAGGCGACTATCTCTACATTGTTTAAGAAAGTGGAGGAAAAG AATGGAACCAGAAAAGCAGGAGAAATCTCGATCAGTTACAG TTTCTGGGAAGAAAGCAAGGAAGACTGA
- the LOC104456431 gene encoding DNA-binding protein RHL1 isoform X3, whose product MGRAPKSAGSNPSGGDNPEAAERRRLKKLAFSKGALSEAPARCAAPLGPSKTVLKHHGKDIIKKSQRKNRFLFSFPGLLAPIGGGKIGELKDLGTKNPVLYLDFPQGQMKLFGTVVFPENRYLTLQFSKGGKNVMCEDYFDNMIVFSDAWWIGKKDENPEEARLDFPEELIEGQHLEHDFKGGAGATIVDKLLGNRTAKKIAEDPQIPRSPSEDDVSNDGNELKEPMEVTPVRQSERNMGKKLRYMEVSSGDDSIGSDLGVADAEEEKVPGSLVGQSNIYHRDSVETMEQSEDCSVSATKSKKRSVTSTRSKETSRASHGSLVQATISTLFKKVEEKAFP is encoded by the exons atggggcgAGCTCCGAAGAGCGCGGGGTCGAACCCTAGCGGCGGCGACAATCCGGAGGCGGCGGAGCGGCGGAGGCTGAAGAAGCTCGCCTTCTCGAAGGGGGCGCTGTCGGAGGCTCCGGCGAGGTGCGCCGCCCCGCTGGGCCCTTCCAAGACGGTGCTGAAGCACCACGGGAAGGACATCATCAAGAAGTCCCAGCGGAAGAACCGCTTCCTCTTCTCGTTCCCGGGGCTTCTCGCCCCGATCGGGGGCGGGAAGATCGGGGAGCTCAAGGACCTGGGTACCAAGAACCCCGTCCTCTACCTCGATTTCCCTCAG GGACAGATGAAGTTGTTCGGGACAGTTGTATTTCCAGAGAATAGGTATCTGACATTGCAGTTCTCTAAAGGCGGGAAGAATGTCATGTGCGAGGATTACTTTGATAACATG ATTGTATTTTCGGATGCCTGGTGGATAGGGAAAAAGGATGAGAACCCCGAGGAAGCACGTTTGGATTTTCCTGAGGAGTTGATTGAG GGCCAACATCTAGAGCATGACTTTAAAGGTGGGGCAGGTGCAACCATTGTAGATAAGCTACTGGGTAATAGAACAGCAAAGAAAATTGCAGAAGACCCCCAGATTCCTAGATCTCCATCTGAAGATGATGTGTCAAATGATGGCAATGAGTTGAAAGAACCAATGGAAGTGACACCAGTTCGCCAGTCAGAGAGAAACATGGGAAAAAAGTTAAG ATATATGGAGGTTTCTTCTGGAGATGATTCTATCGGAAGTGATTTGGGTGTGGCTGatgcagaagaagaaaag gttccaggttccttgGTAGGACAATCTAACATTTACCATCGAGATTCTGTAGAAACGATGGAACAAAGTGAAGACTGTTCAGTATCAGCAACCAAGTCTAAGAAACGGTCTGTTACTTCAACCAGGTCCAAGGAAACCTCTCGTGCTAGTCATGGTTCACTTGTTCAGGCGACTATCTCTACATTGTTTAAGAAAGTGGAGGAAAAG GCCTTTCCTTGA
- the LOC104456431 gene encoding DNA-binding protein RHL1 isoform X2, protein MGRAPKSAGSNPSGGDNPEAAERRRLKKLAFSKGALSEAPARCAAPLGPSKTVLKHHGKDIIKKSQRKNRFLFSFPGLLAPIGGGKIGELKDLGTKNPVLYLDFPQGQMKLFGTVVFPENRYLTLQFSKGGKNVMCEDYFDNMIVFSDAWWIGKKDENPEEARLDFPEELIEGQHLEHDFKGGAGATIVDKLLGNRTAKKIAEDPQIPRSPSEDDVSNDGNELKEPMEVTPVRQSERNMGKKLRYMEVSSGDDSIGSDLGVADAEEEKVPGSLVGQSNIYHRDSVETMEQSEDCSVSATKSKKRSVTSTRSKETSRASHGSLVQATISTLFKKVEEKDERNTRILIETNL, encoded by the exons atggggcgAGCTCCGAAGAGCGCGGGGTCGAACCCTAGCGGCGGCGACAATCCGGAGGCGGCGGAGCGGCGGAGGCTGAAGAAGCTCGCCTTCTCGAAGGGGGCGCTGTCGGAGGCTCCGGCGAGGTGCGCCGCCCCGCTGGGCCCTTCCAAGACGGTGCTGAAGCACCACGGGAAGGACATCATCAAGAAGTCCCAGCGGAAGAACCGCTTCCTCTTCTCGTTCCCGGGGCTTCTCGCCCCGATCGGGGGCGGGAAGATCGGGGAGCTCAAGGACCTGGGTACCAAGAACCCCGTCCTCTACCTCGATTTCCCTCAG GGACAGATGAAGTTGTTCGGGACAGTTGTATTTCCAGAGAATAGGTATCTGACATTGCAGTTCTCTAAAGGCGGGAAGAATGTCATGTGCGAGGATTACTTTGATAACATG ATTGTATTTTCGGATGCCTGGTGGATAGGGAAAAAGGATGAGAACCCCGAGGAAGCACGTTTGGATTTTCCTGAGGAGTTGATTGAG GGCCAACATCTAGAGCATGACTTTAAAGGTGGGGCAGGTGCAACCATTGTAGATAAGCTACTGGGTAATAGAACAGCAAAGAAAATTGCAGAAGACCCCCAGATTCCTAGATCTCCATCTGAAGATGATGTGTCAAATGATGGCAATGAGTTGAAAGAACCAATGGAAGTGACACCAGTTCGCCAGTCAGAGAGAAACATGGGAAAAAAGTTAAG ATATATGGAGGTTTCTTCTGGAGATGATTCTATCGGAAGTGATTTGGGTGTGGCTGatgcagaagaagaaaag gttccaggttccttgGTAGGACAATCTAACATTTACCATCGAGATTCTGTAGAAACGATGGAACAAAGTGAAGACTGTTCAGTATCAGCAACCAAGTCTAAGAAACGGTCTGTTACTTCAACCAGGTCCAAGGAAACCTCTCGTGCTAGTCATGGTTCACTTGTTCAGGCGACTATCTCTACATTGTTTAAGAAAGTGGAGGAAAAG GATGAGAGAAACACTAGGATCCTGATAGAAACAAATCTGTAA